The genomic region CGCGTGCAATTCGGCCGCCCGATCGGCAGCTTCCAGGCGTACAAGCATCGCCTCGCCGACATGATGGTGGAGATCGAGCAGGCGCGCTCGGCGGTCTATTGGGCAGCCTGCGCGGTGGACGAGGACTCGGCGGAAGCCCCGCTCGCGCTGCACAGCGCCAAGAGCTTCGCGGCCGACACCTATTGCCGCTGCGCGGGCGACATGATCCAGCTCCACGGCGGGATCGGCTTCACCTGGGAGCATGACGCGCACCTGTTCTTCAAGCGCGCCCGCGCGATCCGTTCGATGCTGGGCGACAGCGACTGGCACCGCGAGCAGGTCGCCAACATCATCGGATTGGGAGAAGCGGCATGAGGCTCGGATTCTCGGCCGGGGACGAGGCGTTCCGCGCTGAGGCGGCGGACTGGCTCGCCGACCAGATGTCCGGCGAGTTCCGCGACATCAAGGACGTGCTGGGCCTGACGGTGATGGCCGAACGCCGCAAGGAATGGGAGCAGCAGCTCGGCCGCCATCGCTGGAGCTGCATCGGTTGGCCCAGCAAATGGGGCGGCCGCGACGCGACGCTGGAACAGCAGGTGATCTTCGCGGAGGAATATGCGCGTTCCGGCGCGCCCGGCCGCGTCGGGCATATGGGAATCGAGCTGGCCGGGCCGACCATCCTCGCCTTCGGCACCGAGGAGCAGAAGGCGCGCTTCCTGCCCGGCATCGCCTCGGGCGAAGTCTTGTGGTGCCAGGGCTATTCGGAGCCGAACGCCGGGTCAGACCTCGCCTCGGTGCGCACCCGCGCGCGGGTCGATGAAGCGACCGGCGAATGGGTGGTGGACGGGCAGAAGATCTGGACCAGCCTCGCGCAGATCTGCGACTGGATCTTCGTCGTCACCCGCAGCGAGGAAGGGTCGAAGGGGCCGAAGGGCCTCACCTTCCTGCTTATGCCGATCGACCAGCCGGGGATCACCATCCGCCCGATCAGGCAGATCAACGGCGACGCCGAGTTCAACGAGACCTTCTTCGACGGCGCGCGCACGGCGGCGGAGAACCTCGTCTCCACGCCGGGCAACGGCTGGCAGGTGGCGATGGGGCTGCTCGCGTTCGAGCGCGGCGTCTCCACGCTCGGCCAGCAGATGGGCTTCCGGCACGAGCTGGACGCGATCATCGCGGCGGCGAAGGCCAACGGCTCAGCGAGCAACCCGCTGATCCGCCAGCGTATCGCCAAGGCGGAGATCGGGTTGCGCCTGATGCGCTACGGCGCGCTGCGCGTGCTGAGCAACACCGATCACGCCCGGCCGGACGGCGCGGCGCTGACGTACAAGCTGCAATGGGCGACGTGGCGGCGCAATCTCGGCGAGCTGGCGATGGACGTGCTGGGTCAGGCGGGTGAAGTGACGGCCGGGCCGGATTACGACTTCCCGATGCTCCCCAGCCTGTTCCTCTCGTCGCGCGCCGACACGATCTACGGCGGCACTAACCAGATCCAGCGCAACATCGTCGCCGAGCGCGCGCTCGGCCTGCCGCGCGAACCGCGAGGCAACGCATGACCCCTGCCCCCGCCTATCCCGCCCCGCGCGGGCTGCTGAAAGACCGCACTATCGTGGTCACCGCCGCCGCCGGGACCGGCATCGGCTTCGCGGTCGCCAGGCGCGCCGCCGAGGAAGGCGCGCGCGTGCTCATCAGCGATTTCCACGAGCGCCGGCTGGGCGAAGCGGCGGACGCGATCGCGGAAGCGGTCGGCACCCGCCCCGAAACCTGCCTGTGCGACGTGACCAGCGAGGCGCAGGTGCGGGCGCTACGCGACGCGGCTCTGGCTAAGCTCGGCCATGTCGACGTGCTCATCAACAATGCCGGGCTGGGCGGCGAGGTGCCGGTGGTCGACATGACCGACGAGCAATGGTCGCGCGTGATCGACGTGACGCTCACCAGCGTGTTCCGCATGACCCGCGCCTTCCTGCCCGCGATGACCGCGCGCGGCACCGGCGCGATCGTCAACAACGCCTCCGTGCTCGGCTGGCGCGCGCAGAAGGGGCAGGCGCATTATGCCGCCGCCAAGGCGGGCGTGATGGCCTTCACCCGCTGCGCGGCGGTGGAGGCGGCGGAACAGGGCGTGCGGATCAACGCGGTCGCGCCGTCGATCGCGATGCATCCCTTCCTCGCCAAGGTGACGACCGAGGACATGCTGGCGAAGCTCTCCGCGCAGGAGGCGTTCGGCCGCCCCGCCGAGGTGTGGGAAGTGGCGAACGTGATGATCTTCCTCGCTTCCGACCTGTCGTCGTACATGACGGGTGAGATCGTCTCGGTATCGAGCCAGCGGGCGTGAGCGCGCGGGTCTATCAGCACCCGCGCGGCCTGATCGGGCAGGAAGGCACCGCGCTCGGCCCGACCGGCTGGCTCGCGATCGATCAGGCGCGCGTCGACGGCTTCGCGCAGGTGACGGGCGATCACCAGTGGATCCACGTCGATGTCGAGCGCGCCAGGGTCGGCCCGTTCGGCGGCACGATCGCGCACGGCTATCTGACGATGAGCCTCGTCAACCTGTTCCTCCCCGACCTGATCGAGGTGCGCGGCTTCGCCCATGCGGTGAACGTCGGCGCGGATCGGCTGCGCTTCCTCGCGCCGGTGAAGGTGGGCGCGCGGATTCGCGGCACGGGCGAGATCGTCGCGGTGGAGGAGGTAAAGGGCGCGATCCAGTCCACCGTCCGCGTCACCGTGGAAATCGAGGGCGGCGACAAGCCCGCCTGCGTCGTCGACACGATCAGCCGCTATTTCCCGGAGTGACGGCCGTGGCCCTCCCCCCGACGATCCCGCACCTCGCCGCCTCCGCCGCCGAACGCTTCGGGGATCGCCCGGCGCTGCTGGAAAATGGCGAGACGTGGAGCTTCGCGGAACTTTGGCGGCGCGCCCGCGCGGCGGCCTCCGCCTTCCTCGCCAACGGAATCGGGGCGGGCGACCGCATCGCGATCTGGGCGCCCAACCGCGCGGAGTGGATCATCGCGGCGATCGGCGCGCAGACGGCAGGGGCGGCGATCGTACCGCTCAACACCCGGCTGAAGGGGCGCGAGGCGGGCGATATCCTGCGGCGGACGGGCGCGCGGATGCTGTTTACGGTCGGCGACTTCCTCGGCACCGATTACCCCGCCCTGCTCGAGGATGAGGCGCTGCCCGCGCTGGAACGGACGATTCTGCTGGACGATGATTGGAACTCCTTCCTCGCCGAAGGCGCAGGAGCGGACGCCCCCCGCGTCGCCGCTGCCCTCGCCGCGCTCGGCCCCGATGCGCTGAGCGACATCATGTTCACCTCCGGCACCACCGGTGCGCCCAAGGGCGTGCTGACCACGCACGGCCGCATCGTCCCGATGTTCGAGGCATGGGGCGACGCGGTGGGGCTTCGTGAAGGCGACGTCTACCTCATCGTCAACCCGTTCTTCCACAGTTTCGGCTTCAAGGCGGGCTGGGTCGCGGCGCTGATCAAGGGCGCGACGGTCGTGCCGATGGCGACCTTCGACGTGGCGAGAGCGATCGCGCATATCGAGCGCGACCGCGTCTCCTTCCTCCCCGGGCCGCCGACGATCTTCCAGTCGCTGCTCGCCGAGCCGCGCTTCGACTCATCCTCGCTGCGCTGCGCGGTTACGGGCGCCGCGACGGTGCCGCCGATCCTCATCGAGCGGATGCGGAACGAACTCGGCTTCCGCACCATCGTCACCGCTTACGGCATGACCGAATGCAGCGCGATCACCTCCTGCCGGCAGGGCGATTCGGCCGAGCTGGTCGCGTCGAGCTGCGGCAAGGCGCTGCCGGGGCTGGAGGTGAAGTGCGCCGACGATGCCGGGCGCGAGGTGCCTCGCGGCCAGGAGGGCGAGGTGCTGGTGCGCGGCTATGGCGTGATGCTCGGCTATCTCGACGACCCCGCCGCCACCGCCGAGGCGATCGATGCCGGCGGCTGGCTCCATACCGGCGACGTGGGGGTGATGGACGCGGCGGGCTATCTGCGCATCACCGATCGCAAGAAGGACATGTACATCTCCGGCGGGTTCAACTGCTATCCGGCGGAGATCGAGAAATTGCTCTCCGCCCATCCTGCCATCGCCGCCGCCGCCGTGATCGGCGTGCCGGACGAGCGGATGGGCGAGATCGGCCACGCCTTCATCGTGCTCCGCCCCGACGCGCCACGCGCGGACGAAGCGGCGCTGATCGGCTGGTCGCGCGCGAATATGGCGAATTACAAGGCCCCGCGCCGCGTGACCCTGCTCGACGCACTGCCGCTCAACGCTTCCGGCAAGGTGGTGAAGCCCGAGCTGCGCGCATTGGCGGAACGGGAAGGCTGAGCCGCCGTCTGGGTGACGATTGCTCCGAGGAACGCCGGCGAATGCGGCCCGCTGCCTATTCTTCCTCGGTGGGCGCGCCCGGTCCGTTCTTCTTGATCGATTCGATCGCGTTCACCGCGCCCGCCTTGTTGGCATAGCCCTCGGTCCAGAAGATCGTTTCGCTATTGTATTTGAAATACGCCACGAACTCACCGGCCTTGTTCTTCTTGATCGTGAACTTGTGCGCCATCGAACACTCTCCCCTAAGCCATGGGTCAGGCGAGCTTATCCACGAAACGCGCGGGCGTATAGCGGGAGATGTCGATGCCCGCAGGAGGCGCATCGCCCAGCAGCAGCGCGGCGCCGACCCGCGCGGCGGCCGGCGCGGTCTGGATGCCGAACCCGCCCTGCCCCGCGAACCAGAAGAAGCCCGGCGCATCGGCGGCGAAGCCATAGACCGGCAGCCGATCCGGCGCGAAGCTGCGCAGCCCGGCCCATTTCCGCTCGACCTGCTCGACCCGCCAGTCGACCGCCTGCTCCATCCGGTCGATCGCGATCGCGACATCCAGTTCCTCAGGCTGCACATCGCCCGGCGCGACCGGCGTCTCGTCATGCGGCGACAGCCACAGCCGCCCGCCCGCCTCCGGCTTGAAGTAGAAGCTGCCGCCGAGATGCGCGACATGCGGCACCGCCGCCGGCACCGGCGGATCGACGCGAAGCTGGATCAGCGTGCGGCGATAGGGCTGGATGCCGATCGGCGCCGCGCCGGCTCCGCGCGCCACTTCGTCCACCCACGCGCCGGCGGCATTGACCAGCACCGCCGCGTCGCGCACGCCGCCGCTCGTCTCGATCCGCCAGCGGCCGTCCACGCGCGTCGCGGATCGCAATGCGCGGCCCAGCTCGATCACCGCGCCCGCCCGCCGCGCGGCGGCCAGCGCATCGCCGTGCAGCGCCGCGACGTCGATATAGGCGCAGCTCGGTTCGATCACGCCCACCGTCCAGCCCGGACGCAGGCCGGGGACGAAGCGCGCGGGATCGACCCGCGCCAGCTCCACGCCCGATCCGTCGAAGCCGGCGATGAACGCATCGGCCAAAGCCTCGTCCCCCGCCCTGCCGATGTGCAGCGAGCCGAGCGGCTGGAGATACCCCCCGCCCCGCAGCGCATCGCCGGAAAGCGTCGTCAGCGGCTGGATCGCCGGCCCGCCATAGGTTTCGGACCAGAAAGCGGCGGAGCGGCCGGTCGCGTGATAACCGGCGACCTCCTCCGCCTCCAGGATCAGCACCCGCGCGCGATCGCCGATCGCGGCGGCAAGGGTGGCGCCAGCGATCCCGGCGCCGACGATCGCGATATCGTAGCTCATCGCGCGTGCGTTTCGAGGAAAGCGTCGATCGCCGCAAGCGCGCGATCGCGCACCGGATCGGCCTCGCGCAGGATCTCATGCGCGGATTCGGGACCGAAGCGCACTGCCTCGGCCGCTGGCAGCTTGCCGGCGACACGCAGCGCCGCGCGCGCATCGACCAGCCCGTCCGCCTCCGCGACGAGCAGCATCACCGGCGTCGTCATCGCCGCGAGGCGCGGATCGGCCTCCAGCGCGCGCGTACCGGCAAACGCCCGCGCCAGCCACGCCCAGCTCGGCGGGCCGAGCTGTATCTCGGGCTTCTCGGCATACCAGAAGCCCTCGTCCTCATAACGCGAGGCGTCGTGAGTCAGGAGCTTCTGCCGGTCGAGCCGCGCGCCGGGGCGCTCATGCCCCTGCCACGCGGCGCGCGCGGGATCGCCGAGCAGGCACATCAGCCGCGCCACCTGCTCCCCCAGCCACGGCCCGACCGGCGCCTTCAGCCCCAGCATCGGCGCGACCAGCACGGCGGCGGCGGGGTCCACCGCCCGTTCCACCAATGCGCGCAGCACGAGGTAGCCGCCCATCGAATGTCCCATGATGACACGCGGGCCAGCCGCCTCCCATGATCGCCAGAAGGCGGCGAGATCGGCGATCCACGGCGCGAAATCCGCCGCATGGCCGACCCGAGGGTTCGCCGATAGCCGCCCCGACCCGCCCTGCCCGCGCCAGTCGAACGAGGCGATCATCCAGCCGGCATCATGCCAATGGCCGAATGTTTCCAGATACTTCTCGAACACATCGCCGCGCCCGCCCTGGAACAGGATCGCGCCGCGCGGCACGCCCTCCGCCGGCCAGTCGAAGCGGCGGATCGACCACCCGTCGGGCGCCGCCCATTGCGTGATCGACGCGCCGGCCGGAATCGCGCGGCGGATGGGCGATGCGATGGTCATCGGGCATGGTTACGGTTTGGAAAGCCATTCCGTCTAGTGCGTGGGGAATGGCATGGTCCGTTCTCCACTGGCTGCTCCCCGCGATCCTCCTGCTGCTGTTGCTGTCGGCGGGGATCGAGGATGCGCGCAGGCGGGAGATCGCCAACTGGAAGAACGCCGCCATCGCGCTGCTCGCGCCGCTGTGGTGGGTGACGAGCGGGCTGGCGCCGTGGCCGGACATGGCGATCCAGTTCGGCATGGCGCTGATCGTGTTCGCGTTGTTCTGCGTGGCGTTCCACTTCGGCCAGATGGGCGGCGGCGACGTGAAGCTGATCGGCGCGCTCGCCCTGTGGCTGCCGCTGACGCCGCTGCTCCAGATGCTGCTGGTGATGTCGCTTGCCGGCGGCGTGCTGACATTGGTCATGCTGGCCGATCATCACATCAGAAAAAGTCAACGAATTCTTGAGGTTCCCTATGGAGTCGCGATCGTCTTCGGCGGCCTCGCGGTTCTTCACGAACTTCTTCTTAACCAGTTTGCGTAATCATGACCGGAATAACCCCGGCGTGACGGACGCTTGAAAGGCACGTTGAGTCATGGACACTCGCAAGGTTGTATTGCTGGTCGGCGCGCTGTTCGTCGCGGCCATCACCGCATTCTTCGCGCGCACCCTGATTACGGGAAGCGCCGCGCCTCAGGCGACCGCGATGGTCGGCGCGCCGGCGCCGGTCGACGGGCCGAAGGTGCTGGTCGCGATCCGCGCGCTGCCCGTCGGCACGATCATCGATCCGACGGCGGTGAAGTTCCAGCCGTGGCCGAAGGAACTGGTCGAAGGGGCCTATTTCCAGGAAGGCGCGGGCTTCGACATGAAGAATGTCGTCGGCACGGTGGTGCGCAACGCGATCACCGCCGGGCAGCCGATCACGCAGGGCGCACTGGTCAAGCCGGGCGACCGCGGCTTCCTCGCCGCCGCGCTCGGGCCGGGGATGCGCGCCGTGACGGTGCCGGTCTCCGCCCAGACCTCGGTCGCGGGCTTCATCTTTCCAGGCGATCGCGTCGACCTGCTGCTGAGCCAGTCGGTCACGGGCGGCGGCGATGGCCCGCCGCTCAAGACCGCCGAGACGATCCTGCGCAACCTGCGCGTGCTGGCCACCGATCAGCGCACCGCCGACGAGAAGGACGAGAAGGGCAACACCGTCGTCCACACCTTCTCCACGGTCACGCTGGAGACGACGCCGAAGATCGCCGAGCAGATCGCGGTGGCGGAATCCGCCGGCACGCTGTCGCTGTCGCTGCGCTCGATCGCCGACAATCAGGCCGAGTTCGAGCAGGCGATCGCCGCCGGCGCGGTGAAGGCGCCGGCCAACGGCGATCCGAAGGCGGAGCGCGCGCTGATGCTCCAGGTCGCCAGCCAACCGCAAGCCGGCGATTCGAGCGTCACCGTCGGCGCCGACGTGTCGCGCTTCCAGCGCCGCACCGTGCCGGGCAAGTCGTCCGACGCGCCGCAGCAGGGCGCGCAGGTGGCAGGCGGCAATTTTCCGGGAGGGGCGCCGGTGCTCGGCCCCGTGGTGCGGGTGGCGCGGGGCAATACTGTGACCGATGTTCCGGTCGGGGGGAAGCACTGAAGATGCGTATTCGTTCGACATCGATCGGGCTGCCGCTGGCAGTCGCGCTCGCAGCGGCCGCAGTCGCCGCAACGCCCGCCGCGGCGCCGGCGCAGTCCGCGCCGGGGGCCGGCGGACCGGTTGTCCAGCTCGCCACCAATCGTGGCCGGCTGGTGACGCTGGCGCGGCCGATG from Sphingomonas sp. CL5.1 harbors:
- a CDS encoding acyl-CoA dehydrogenase family protein — its product is MRLGFSAGDEAFRAEAADWLADQMSGEFRDIKDVLGLTVMAERRKEWEQQLGRHRWSCIGWPSKWGGRDATLEQQVIFAEEYARSGAPGRVGHMGIELAGPTILAFGTEEQKARFLPGIASGEVLWCQGYSEPNAGSDLASVRTRARVDEATGEWVVDGQKIWTSLAQICDWIFVVTRSEEGSKGPKGLTFLLMPIDQPGITIRPIRQINGDAEFNETFFDGARTAAENLVSTPGNGWQVAMGLLAFERGVSTLGQQMGFRHELDAIIAAAKANGSASNPLIRQRIAKAEIGLRLMRYGALRVLSNTDHARPDGAALTYKLQWATWRRNLGELAMDVLGQAGEVTAGPDYDFPMLPSLFLSSRADTIYGGTNQIQRNIVAERALGLPREPRGNA
- a CDS encoding SDR family oxidoreductase: MTPAPAYPAPRGLLKDRTIVVTAAAGTGIGFAVARRAAEEGARVLISDFHERRLGEAADAIAEAVGTRPETCLCDVTSEAQVRALRDAALAKLGHVDVLINNAGLGGEVPVVDMTDEQWSRVIDVTLTSVFRMTRAFLPAMTARGTGAIVNNASVLGWRAQKGQAHYAAAKAGVMAFTRCAAVEAAEQGVRINAVAPSIAMHPFLAKVTTEDMLAKLSAQEAFGRPAEVWEVANVMIFLASDLSSYMTGEIVSVSSQRA
- a CDS encoding MaoC family dehydratase, with protein sequence MSARVYQHPRGLIGQEGTALGPTGWLAIDQARVDGFAQVTGDHQWIHVDVERARVGPFGGTIAHGYLTMSLVNLFLPDLIEVRGFAHAVNVGADRLRFLAPVKVGARIRGTGEIVAVEEVKGAIQSTVRVTVEIEGGDKPACVVDTISRYFPE
- a CDS encoding FadD3 family acyl-CoA ligase, coding for MALPPTIPHLAASAAERFGDRPALLENGETWSFAELWRRARAAASAFLANGIGAGDRIAIWAPNRAEWIIAAIGAQTAGAAIVPLNTRLKGREAGDILRRTGARMLFTVGDFLGTDYPALLEDEALPALERTILLDDDWNSFLAEGAGADAPRVAAALAALGPDALSDIMFTSGTTGAPKGVLTTHGRIVPMFEAWGDAVGLREGDVYLIVNPFFHSFGFKAGWVAALIKGATVVPMATFDVARAIAHIERDRVSFLPGPPTIFQSLLAEPRFDSSSLRCAVTGAATVPPILIERMRNELGFRTIVTAYGMTECSAITSCRQGDSAELVASSCGKALPGLEVKCADDAGREVPRGQEGEVLVRGYGVMLGYLDDPAATAEAIDAGGWLHTGDVGVMDAAGYLRITDRKKDMYISGGFNCYPAEIEKLLSAHPAIAAAAVIGVPDERMGEIGHAFIVLRPDAPRADEAALIGWSRANMANYKAPRRVTLLDALPLNASGKVVKPELRALAEREG
- a CDS encoding DUF1508 domain-containing protein, with the translated sequence MAHKFTIKKNKAGEFVAYFKYNSETIFWTEGYANKAGAVNAIESIKKNGPGAPTEEE
- a CDS encoding FAD-binding oxidoreductase, whose product is MSYDIAIVGAGIAGATLAAAIGDRARVLILEAEEVAGYHATGRSAAFWSETYGGPAIQPLTTLSGDALRGGGYLQPLGSLHIGRAGDEALADAFIAGFDGSGVELARVDPARFVPGLRPGWTVGVIEPSCAYIDVAALHGDALAAARRAGAVIELGRALRSATRVDGRWRIETSGGVRDAAVLVNAAGAWVDEVARGAGAAPIGIQPYRRTLIQLRVDPPVPAAVPHVAHLGGSFYFKPEAGGRLWLSPHDETPVAPGDVQPEELDVAIAIDRMEQAVDWRVEQVERKWAGLRSFAPDRLPVYGFAADAPGFFWFAGQGGFGIQTAPAAARVGAALLLGDAPPAGIDISRYTPARFVDKLA
- a CDS encoding alpha/beta fold hydrolase translates to MTIASPIRRAIPAGASITQWAAPDGWSIRRFDWPAEGVPRGAILFQGGRGDVFEKYLETFGHWHDAGWMIASFDWRGQGGSGRLSANPRVGHAADFAPWIADLAAFWRSWEAAGPRVIMGHSMGGYLVLRALVERAVDPAAAVLVAPMLGLKAPVGPWLGEQVARLMCLLGDPARAAWQGHERPGARLDRQKLLTHDASRYEDEGFWYAEKPEIQLGPPSWAWLARAFAGTRALEADPRLAAMTTPVMLLVAEADGLVDARAALRVAGKLPAAEAVRFGPESAHEILREADPVRDRALAAIDAFLETHAR
- a CDS encoding prepilin peptidase — translated: MAWSVLHWLLPAILLLLLLSAGIEDARRREIANWKNAAIALLAPLWWVTSGLAPWPDMAIQFGMALIVFALFCVAFHFGQMGGGDVKLIGALALWLPLTPLLQMLLVMSLAGGVLTLVMLADHHIRKSQRILEVPYGVAIVFGGLAVLHELLLNQFA
- the cpaB gene encoding Flp pilus assembly protein CpaB, which translates into the protein MDTRKVVLLVGALFVAAITAFFARTLITGSAAPQATAMVGAPAPVDGPKVLVAIRALPVGTIIDPTAVKFQPWPKELVEGAYFQEGAGFDMKNVVGTVVRNAITAGQPITQGALVKPGDRGFLAAALGPGMRAVTVPVSAQTSVAGFIFPGDRVDLLLSQSVTGGGDGPPLKTAETILRNLRVLATDQRTADEKDEKGNTVVHTFSTVTLETTPKIAEQIAVAESAGTLSLSLRSIADNQAEFEQAIAAGAVKAPANGDPKAERALMLQVASQPQAGDSSVTVGADVSRFQRRTVPGKSSDAPQQGAQVAGGNFPGGAPVLGPVVRVARGNTVTDVPVGGKH